The genomic region AGCCACGCTCACCTCATCGACCATGATGTGACTGTTCAACAGAGGCTCACGCCCTTGTTTCTCAGCTGCAATCTTCTCCCGCATCAGATGGTGCTCCAGAGCTGTCTTGACCTCGCCCGCTTCAAAATTCCGAATCGCCACGTCGAGCTGCTTGGGGACGACTTGTTCCTTTTGTGAGAAGATCTTCCGGAACCATGGCTGTTggctccaccaccagaaacTGAGTTTGGGCGCCCAGGCAATTGTGGTCTTTTCCAAGACATCAGGTGCGTGATGGACAGCGGCGAGGAATGGCGAGATTGGAGTTTCAGGAAAGACCACAGGCTCGTCCTTGCTGGCTGGGGGGATTTGCGAGGGCCTTATGTTGGATATCGTCTCCAACTGAGGGTCCGTTGCCGAGTCTGGAATATTTCCGCCGAAGGCGTAGTGAACCATGGTGTCGAGGGCAGCGTGGTAGTAATCCGACCGCACAGAAAACGGTCTCCCGTCGGCAAGCTTCATCTTTGCCTCGAAAAGCTTGACGAGCTTCAACCCCTCGCTGTGAAGAAATGGGCCCATGAAGCTGTTCAGGAAGTTTGGTGCCATCAAGTCTTGCTtgaggtggcggcgggctCGGAAGGTGGGGTCGTTGGTCTTGTACCTTGCATTCCAATCACCCAAAGCGAGGAGCCCGTCGATCAAGAACTGAGGCTTCTCAAACTCGGTGCGGCGCATCAAAATGTCCTGAGCTTCGTGGAAATCGCCCACCAGGATCCATGGCTTGGAAAACGGACGGATGAAGACTTGGCAGATGGGTTCACCCATTCGTTCGACCTGATGGGCTAGCCACATGCTAAACTCTCCCGTGACGCTGATTTCCCTGCTCATGGCAGGTGCGTCACCGAACAACGACTTTGTAGCTTCCATGTTGAACGGAATGCCGGGGAGCGGTTTGGGAAGCAGCCATTGGTACAGCAAATAAGGACCAAGGACTGTGAGCAAAACAGCCAGCCAGAGTGTGGCTGTTGGCGACAGGAAGCTAGTAAGCGTCGTATAGATGTTCAGAAGAGCCATATTGTAGGAGTTTGCACTGAAGGGCACTGTTAGGGGACGGTTGTGTTGAGCCTAATACAAATGCTTCCATACGCAATGGGGAAAGATGAACAGAAGTCCCAACCCATGATGGCAGCAGTGAAGGTGGTTTCCCGCCAGGCTCGACGTCAGCACCGACGGCCCCCACCGGGACCGGAAACCATGCTACGTCGGCCGATTCATTTCTGTTACAACCAGCTTTGCCTGAGCCGGCCCGCTCGAAAAGGCTGAGGCCCGGGCACGCACGAGAGTGAGTTTGAGGGTCAGTCTGAGCCGAGAAATGTCGGCCGATATCTGCCGGTCGGAAGGTACCGGCTCGACTGCTCGGAGGGAACGGATGTATAGCTTTCAGAGAGACTAGCACCGAGCCAGAAAATTGATTATCGTCCACCCAACTATTTGTAGGTGCTCAGATGAGGACCACACTAGGAGACGAGGGAGCTGTACACGAGTGTGAGGCATATTATTGTGCGTGCACATATGAATCATGTCTGCTCATTTGTGTTGCATAACCTGCGGGATACTGCCTCCTTTACAGTTTCATCAATGGCCAAGGGGCACTTTCCTTTCTACATATCACATATGGTAATCCATGTGTATAAAATCTTATCATTTTCACTATTTCATTTCTCTATGGAGAGCATCGAGCGACCCAACGCTGCCTGGTCTCCATTCTATAATGTAGTAGGTAAATAGGTAAGTCAGGCCACAGGCACAACAATACCACTATTGTTATGACATGGGGAAAAGACACAGTATCTATTTGCTATTCCAGGATCATCAGTTGAGAGCAGCTTCGTAAGTTTGACATGACCCTATTTCCCAACACCCTAACGCCTGTCTTGTGTTCATGCAATATTCACGTATAAATCCATATCCTCAAAACCAACTAAAAACACTCATATCAGTTGTTGGTGTATTCTCAGCCAAGAACTCTACTTCGGCATAGTCTGGCGTCTGTAGGCAATTCCACGCCTCCGACAGCTGAAGTGCAGGATCAGTGACGACGATTGGGTCGGTATCCAATCTCATTAGTGTGTTGGCCTCGCTAACCGTGGTATCACTGATCTTCTCTAACTTTCCAAGAAGGCGTGTGAGCGTTCTTGCGCCCACCTCAGCCATGTGGTTCATATCGGCAAGAGTTTGTAGTCGGCCCAGCGCACTCCTTACAGCCTGGATGCACTCGTCCTTAGCAACGTCAGTGACGCCTACTCCGAAGGGATCTGAGGACTTCGTCATGCTGGTAGTGGACTCCCTTCGGAGTGTCGTCTCTGCTTTTGGTGGGAAGTTTTCATCGGAGCAGAGACACAAAAGGACCACTGCAGCCTCAAAGGTTGGGATGATGAGACTCGCATGGCGTGTGTGTGAGccacccatcatcagatGGAGGGCAGAGACACCTTCAAGTAAGTTTAGTGCTATGACGGCCAGCGCTCGCTTGTGGGATGAGAGCAATATCTGCTTGTAGGCTGGGAGTTGCTGAATCGAGTTGGCCTCCTGAAATAGCGCAGGGCGGAAGTTGTGGCAAAGCGACTCCAAGATGGCCATATGAAACATCTGACGCTGTAACGGTAAGGTTGGAAGACGGGCATCCCACTTGTCGCATGTGTCAGGGTAGAGAGCAAAGACAGGTGGTATTTCGGGAAGAAACTCGCTGCAGAACTTCTCGTATCGTTCCTCTGCAGCAATGGGGTCGTATTCAGCCCCGTTCCCGGAACCATGAGTCCGCCAGAAGTTTGCTATCTGTGCCTCGAGCACGCGCTCGGTGAACAGGTCAGGAGCATCGGCTTGAGTGACGTCGTCGAGGCCAAGCACAAGGTGCATTCGAGGCATGGTGTCAGGGTTCAGTGCGTCTGGTAAGAAAGGGATTTGATCCAGACGTTTAGATAGCACACTGTCCCAGACATAAAGATTGCAAAATGTCCTCCGTCTCATTTCCTTTTCGAGCTCGTCCATGTTGTGGCTGTAAAAACCTGATGTGGCATCAACATGCAGCCCAATCCTCTGTGCCACTCGAACAGCGCAACTTAGCGCTTCCCAGTGCGCATTTGTTCGGCCCTGGCACAGGGACCTCAGCCCAGCAAAAGCGACGTGCTGAACCCGTATAAGAGACCCGCGTGCGTCGAGGCGTGAGCAGATTGGTGTGAGTGCATCGGCCACTCTATCACAGGACTTACGGATGTCAGCCAGCGGCACTCCCCTGATGCTGTCGATAGTACAGGTCGGCGAAGGGAGGAACTGAGAGGCATAGGAACATATCCTGAGAACCAGCACTGCAAACTCGATACCGTAGGCTGTCGATGTCCGCTCCATTTCCCACCATTTCTGATAATGTGAAAGAAACCAAGGCGGATATATGAGCTGATCCATCCTGGGTTGAAGCCTTGTCAGCTACTCTTTTGTTGAATAGGTAACGTGGTTGGACAAATTGCATCGGCAGAACTTACCAGCTAACCTCCGCGATGAAATACCGTACCAAAAAGTCGAGGATGGAACGATTAGGTATTGAAGCGAACAGCCTTTGGGCTATGATTGCCGTTTCTTCTGGCACTGGCGCGGGCTCGCTGCTGTGCCCCGTTGCATCGTCATCTGCCCCTAGCTGTGAGGCGTGGTAAGCGTGAGAAAAGACGTCTGACTCGGACGCAACTTACCTTTCTCACCAGAGCAATCGTGTTGGATTTGCTATTCTCAAAATACCCGAAAACCTCCGCAAGGGATGTCGGTTCTCTCCCCTCTTTGAGACCCCCCCAGTTGATCGTGTCCTGGACTGAGGATGAAGCAGAGGGCCTCCTTTCAGCTTGAGCCTCCTGTTGGCTATCATCTGTTTGGATTTCGTCATCATGAAGGTGGTCCTtctgggtttggggtggaCTGGGTGGTAATGTAGCTTGAGAAGGGTTGTAGGCGCATTGTTCGGGGCGTCGACGGCGGCTGCAATGGTTACATGGATACTGCCGGTTGCACTGTGACGGGATAGCATGTCAGTGAGGGACTTGATGCCAAGATTCCCTGGTATGTGCAATTGCAACCAACCTTCTGTTTCCTGGTGTAACAAGGGATACATGATGAAACCACCCGTTTTCTCTGGCTTGATTGCATTGTCGATTTGGCGTTCAGGGTGCTGAAAGAGGTATCAACTTCACCAGGGTCCAGACACGGTTTCCCCAGCATCCACTCGTGGGCTACGTATTTACTTTAAGTGCGAGCAGAGCCGACTTTGTCAAGTGGGAGAAGATATCCCACGCCTCTGAGCCGCATTGTGGGATAGCTGTGTGGAGCTGTACTAGTGTGGTCCTCTACAGACAAATGTAACCGTGGGCAACGATCAATCCTGAGTACCACTAAGCACCACCAATTGAAGCTGCATTTCTTCATTGTATTGCGTTTACCCCGATACGTGATCCCGGATGCCGCATATTGTATTGCATCATCAGCCCTCCAAGTACCGGAATTGGGAGCCGTTGAACAGTAAAGGGAAGGGCCGCTTCGCGCCACCGCCAGAATACTGAGTGTTTCGATATCCGGCTTCCGAGTGGACTGCGCCCCATCCACACAGCCCTTACTGCAAAGTGCGGAGCAAGAAGCTCAAATGCGTGTTCGTCGCCGGAAGAATGGAAAATTCCGTGGTTGATGAAAAGCCCCCCAAAATAGGCAGCATGCTCTACCTAGGTAAGCACAGTCTACAGGCCTTTTGCGTCAGATGAGAGGGACTTGAGGATAGTTCGAAGAAGTTTCCATTGATGTTTGGGCCCTTGACCCTACGCTGCAGTCCGAGGTCTCTAGTTCTGTCCCCGAGCTGGCGCGTCAGTGTAATGCCACACATTGGGCTGGCACGGATTCCTACCAATGGAAACCTTGCCATGTTTATCCCATGGCGGCCATCAGTCATCAGTACACTTTGTACCTATGTCAACGGAACCAATATTCTACCTATGTGGGGGTCACTCTGCCGTTCTTGTCCGGAGAATTGCCTAGTTTAGACAAGGTCCGCAGACGGATTCCTTTTGGTTGAGCCCACAGGATACCCAACTCATTCGACGATCTCGATTCGAAACCGCAGTCCCCCTCAAACAGCCGCATGAAACAGAAAGAAGCTTAGCTGTGCCATGCCCATGCGCTCGCCACCGACAATCTGCATAGGACTCAAGTTGATGTGGTGCGGTATCCTGATTTAGTCCGGGTCCGAAGGTAGCACAGCGTATCACGACTCCACATGCAACGACAGCTCTTTGAGAATCGCACCTTATCAGTTATCAGAGAGAACTTTTCATAAGGATCAAGTGTTGCATATCTGAACAATAGCCTGCCATCGGCGCACAGTTTACTTCCCACATGGGTATTCAGTTCGCCGGACATGTACCCTGATAATGTTGTAGTTAGGTAGGTCAGCACTTATCCATACTGTGTGATACCATAGTGATTGTATGAGCAATTATACATGTCAGCTTGCCATCCACCGGGGCCTGACTGCGATTCGCCCGGGTTCTTGCCGATCGTCCCGTGGTCTTCAGCAGCTGAATTTTACCTACATAATATATTATGGCTTCGCTCCCTTGAATGCTCGAGTCTTCTACTCAGTCCTTGGGTGTTACCTACTCATGGATGCCCGTGGAAGGGCTACAGAAGGTTATGCAAGGTCCATGCACACATAAACAACATGCAAACaaaaggtggtggtcagtACTTCGGTCATTACCTGCGCGCTTTGCTGGTCCATGCCTACCATTGAGCAGTCATAGTTATTGAAGATTAATGAACCTAAAAGCTATCCCTTATGACATGGTGCGAGTAATCACATATCGAGGAATCACTTAGCACTGAGCTGTCAATCGAAATACTTATCTGGGTCCGGGTTCAGTTCTTTATCTGTGGTTACATGTCGGGAATCCCTTATGTCCGGATTAATAATGGACAATTTGCGTTTCGGACTTTACGGCTACATGCCTTGTGGCGAGCGACTGGAACTTTGTTTTTCTCTGTCAGAGATCGTCCCATTCCTTGCCAATTTGGTTGAATGAGATGCAACAGAGTAATATACTTGAGAAGCGATTGGCCCTCTGCTCAGACCAACACTCATATCACTGACCTAATCTTGCAGACCGTGAAGCCTTACTGGCAGAAGATGGCATCCTGCCATCACAGCCTCAGCCGCGATTTTTCGGCCCTTGAAGCCAACATAAATCAGGAACAGTTTCCATTTCCTGCTTTGTGGCCCCTGATGCctttttgttggtggttCACCGCTTCTTTCTATGCATGATTACTACGAGTCGTTCCTTAACAAGGAAAGGTGAAGTCCCAATCAGCTCGCGGTTCGTTTCGACTTGCCACTATCCGTCTCCCTACCCTACCACACCTCATGGACGATCCAACTCCCGCCAACAACACGGAAATTGCTGCTTTGGGTAATGGAAGAGATATGGAGAAAGTGGAGAAATCCTCCCCGTCTCGTTCCTCGTCCCCTCAGCAAGTTTTGACTGCAGGAGATGAGCCGCAACGAAAAATAACCGGTGCCCGCGTGTGTTTACCTACATGACCCTGGTCGCAGCTGCTGTCAAGACGTCACCGTACTGACAATTGGGCAGTGGGCAGCTTTTGTTATCAGCACCTTGACGGCTATCTTCGTCTACTCGTTGGACAACACTATCGTTGCCAACATCATTCCGGTACACATTTCACCATTGTGTTCCCATAAACCGCCTCCTACTGACTCGTGATCGTGAAAAGGTCGTTGTTAACGATCTCAACGGAGTTGACAAGCTACCATGGCTGTCCGTCGGGTAAGCACGAGTCCGATTTCCGGCACCATTTCCTGATCCGAAGGCTGATGGTACCCCAAAAACGACAGATTCATGATCGGGGGGATGGCAACTATCCTCCCATTCGGAAGACTTTACACAATGTATGATTCCAAATGGGTTTACATCATATCttttgtcttcttcctcggcggaTCGGCACTTTGCGGCGCAGCACCCAACATTGATGCTGAAATCATTGGTCGTGTCATGGCCGGTGCCGGTGGGAACGGGATGTATGTCGGTCTTCAGGTGCTCATGTCTATGCATACTACGGATAAGGAGCGTCCCACATACCTTAGCTACGTGTAAGTATGCGCTGCTCAATGGCCTCATTTGCTATCATCCATACTGACATGGTCGACTGGCGCATTTAGCGGAGGCACCTGGGGCGTAGGAACCGTTTGTGGTCCAGCTGTCGGAGGCGCCTTCTCGTTGTACAACTGGCGATGGGGCTTCTACATCAATCTTCTTTTCGGGGCTATCCTTCTGCCTACCTATCTCTTCGTcatcccctccgccaacccgTTGCCGAACAAAAAGCAGTCTGAAAAGCTCGCTCTCATGGACTGGGTTGGCGTCATCATCAGTATTGGCGCCATGGCAACCATCGTCATGGCTATCAATCTAGCCGGAGTGCAATTCCCCTGGAACAGTGGCTCGATCGTCGCACTATTCATCGTCAGTGGTGTTCTTTGGATCTTATTCGCTCTCCAGCAGTCGTTTTGTCTCTTCACGACGGAGCATAAACGTCTGTTTCCTGTGCCCATGCTGAAGCAAAAGATGCCGGTATTGCTTTTCATTGCCTGCGCTGGCGGCTCTGCGGCTTGCTACATGTCTACATACTGGATTCCCATCTACTTCCAGTTTTCCAAGGGAGACTCAGCAATCTATACGGCTCTTCGACTGCTGCCATTCATCCTCGCGCTTATCACGATAATGCCCGTGAGTGGACACCTGATAAGCAGATGGGGTTGGTATAAACCTTGGTTCGTGGGAGGAAGTGCTTTGACTCTTATCACAGCTGCACTCATGGGTAAGTTCCAGCCATTTGTGACGTTCCTTTGACCAAGGCTTTGGTGTCTAACGCGACATCTAGCCCACTACATCAATGGGGGAACACCGGTTGGTGCCTTTTATGTCATCGAGCTGTTCTTGGCCTTTGGAATTGGCGCCTATGCACAAAATGCATTTGCCGTCGTTCAGTCAGTTGTCGCCCCCAAAGACGCACCCTATGGGCTCGCCCTCATGCTCGTTGGTAAgcttcatcatcatacaAACCTTTCAGATTACTTTGCCCTTCATGACTGACATTATTGTAGGGCAACTGACGGGAATCACGTTTGGTCTCTCCATCAGTGGTGCCGTATTCATCAACACAGCAACAAGCGGCCTTCATGATGCGCTACCACAGATTCCCGTCGAGGAGTTGTCGCATGTCGTTGCTGGAGCTAGCAACCAGGTCTTTGAGTCATTGTCACTCGAGCAACGATCACGCGCCCTCGAGATTATTGTCCAGTCCTGGAATAAGACTTTCATCTGTGTTTACGTCGCTGCTGCAGCCAGTTTAATTTCGTCGGTTTTCTTCAAGGTAAGCAAGCACTTGAAGGCAGTCTGGGGAGAAGTCATGAGACACAAGAGCTGACTCAAAACTACTTCATCCAGAACACCAAAGCCAATGTCAATACCGCCGCTGTGGTTCTATGAGCGGGTGTGGGAGAAGAACGTGATCATTGGGCCAGACCAGAAGTCAGTCCTGGGCTTCAAGTTGAATCTGTCAAGGATTGTGGTCAGAAAAGAAGGTGCACAGATGGGTTGTTCCGTATTGCCACCAAAACAATGTTGTGTGGGATGATTTTACAGTGCTACAGGAAAAGCAATTTGTGTTAGAAACTTAGACTGCTTAATAGAAGTATCATGCCAAATCGTCCTTAGaccccctgagcccctgagcccctgaattACTTGTGCCAAGCCGCTAATTCCAAGGCTGctccccctttccagctTCCCAGTTGCCAAAGAAGAGATGATTTTGTGAATTACAAGTGTATTGCAGCATACTTCAAGAACCAGGAGGATTGATTTTGACTGATTCAGAGACAATCGACCTCACACACATAAAGAAGAGTGGATGTCCACAAACAACGCGCCCTCAGCCTGCCACAACGAGGATTTTCCACCGCTTTCCCATGGGCTACCTCATTCTCCCCTAGACTTAATACTCGAACTTCTGcccaaccaactcctcacTCAGCCTCCAGCACctatccacctcccccttatCATACACCGCATGTCTCGCAACAGgttccacaacctccccattCTGCAAGTACGCCGGCCCTCGCCCTGCCAAATCCGGATCCAGCGCCGCAATAAGAGGCGTAGCACCAATCTGCTCATACGTCTTGAACCGCGGCTCATCCCCAACCGTGAAACTAAACTCCTGACCTGTATTGcgcgtggtggtggacaaaaCATCGCTGTaatcatccatcaccaagtGTGACCCAAGTTTAGTATCAAGATTAGACCCCGGGTGGCAAGCAAAAGCCACCACACCGCGGTCCTTCAGCCGGTCTGTCAAACCATACGCAAACAGGATCTGCGCTGTCTTGGCCTGGCCGTAACCTGTCCACATGTCGTAGGTTTTGCCGTCGGAGAAGGAGACGTCGTCAAAGCGGACAGGGGAGATTTGGTACCCTAcgctggtgaggttgatgacgCGGGCTCCGTAGGGGCTCTTGGCACCGGTGAGAAGGGCGGGGGTGAGAAGGTTCGTCAGGAGGAAGTGTCCGACGTGGTTGACGGACATTTGCATTTCTATGCCTTGCTTGTCGAGGGTGTATTTCTTGAGGGCCATATTTCCGGCGCTGTTGATGAGAACGTCGATTTTGGATTTGGTAGCTGCCAGGATTTCCTGTGCCGCGCGGCAGACTGAGTCATGGTTGGAGAGGTCGAGTTGGATAAATGTTGCTTTGACTGATGGGTCTTGTTCCCGGATGGCTGTGATCACCGGGTGGACGTTTGCAGCGGTGCGGGAGGCGATCAGAAGGTGAGCTGGTGATGCTTTGGCGAGTTCGATGGCGATTGAGCTCCCGATACTAGATCGGCCGGCGCCGGTGATGACGAAGGTGCGTCCTTTGACTTGGGGAGCAAAGGCTGCAACGGCTTGCTCGCTGGTGACAGTGCTAGCAAAGACAGCCATGCTGAGAGATACAAGTAAAGGGCGGGTTCCAGGTTTGCTGTAGTAATTCTGTGCCACAGAACGCTAGGGGATGCAAACTAGAGACATATTACATATATGTGGTTTAAAACCGCAGGCCATTCTGGATCCGGCAATAAAGGCCATGCCTGCATTGCCGGATGCCTTGATGTGGCGAAACCACTGTTGGGTGCCTGTAGAATTGATGCTGTGCATCCCTGAACCGAATGTTAGACCGAAACTATTCGGCTTCCCTTCATTGTACCTGACCGTTACCTAGCTTCCTGGCCTTTCAAAGCTGGGACGTGTCTGAGTAAAGCTTGGGTAGCAGATTATGTTGTCAGACAACATAATCTCAACCGAGCACTTGGATGCTATTACCTATTTCCGTAGGTATCTGTCTAGACTGATTAGGCAATAATACCTTAGCAATTCCACATACATATACTCTTCCTACGGCCTAAAGGCCAGATATCTTGCCTTTTGAAGAAATGTTATTACCTAGATCCGGCAAGCCTCTCTCTTGCAGTAACTTTGCATTTCAGCCTGAAAACATATTCATTACATCAATACCTAGCCTAGCCCCATTCTCCAGTTGACAACAGTGTTTGAAAGTGAAGTTGACACCACAAAAAGAGTGTGGCCGGCCATTTACTGCAATCCTTTCCCTCAGTGCTCGACCTGGGAGGCTCAGACCCAGgtttcccttccccctcttgaGCACTTGGCTCAGCCGGCAACTCAACCACCAGGTTCtcgtatttttttttccagcAAGCTCATGTGCTGGGTAATATTTGTTCGCGACCAGCTCATGAGCTGGGCTTTGTTAGCCGCCAGTTCATGTGTTGGTAACGAAACAAGGATAGTGTTGGTGAGTTTAGCGACATCATGAGTCTCGACATCTTCGCCAGAAATGTCCGCCTGCTTAGTTTTATTCTGCCGGATCATTCAAAGCCTCGTTGTCAAGATTGCGAGTACAATGAGTACAGCAGAGCCAAGTCCGACTCCTATCCCAATTCCTCTTTTCGCAGTCTGGGAAAgttcgttgctgttgtcaaGAGCCTCGTTTGCCAATGATTCCAGCGCTGTGACTGTCCCTATTGTGGATGTCGTAGGCGTCATGGAAGATGCATCTGGGTGTGGATTGTCTTGGATATAAAACAATCCACTGTCACTTTTCCAGTTCGGGTCGTCAGATCGACGGAGCCGAAGTCTAAATTCCCGGCTGTCGAGGAGAATTGAATTGTTGATAT from Podospora bellae-mahoneyi strain CBS 112042 chromosome 4, whole genome shotgun sequence harbors:
- a CDS encoding hypothetical protein (COG:U; antiSMASH:Cluster_5; SMCOG1005:Drug resistance transporter; SMCOG1005: EmrB/QacA; EggNog:ENOG503NZ12): MDDPTPANNTEIAALGNGRDMEKVEKSSPSRSSSPQQVLTAGDEPQRKITGARWAAFVISTLTAIFVYSLDNTIVANIIPVVVNDLNGVDKLPWLSVGFMIGGMATILPFGRLYTMYDSKWVYIISFVFFLGGSALCGAAPNIDAEIIGRVMAGAGGNGMYVGLQVLMSMHTTDKERPTYLSYVGGTWGVGTVCGPAVGGAFSLYNWRWGFYINLLFGAILLPTYLFVIPSANPLPNKKQSEKLALMDWVGVIISIGAMATIVMAINLAGVQFPWNSGSIVALFIVSGVLWILFALQQSFCLFTTEHKRLFPVPMLKQKMPVLLFIACAGGSAACYMSTYWIPIYFQFSKGDSAIYTALRLLPFILALITIMPVSGHLISRWGWYKPWFVGGSALTLITAALMAHYINGGTPVGAFYVIELFLAFGIGAYAQNAFAVVQSVVAPKDAPYGLALMLVGQLTGITFGLSISGAVFINTATSGLHDALPQIPVEELSHVVAGASNQVFESLSLEQRSRALEIIVQSWNKTFICVYVAAAASLISSVFFKNTKANVNTAAVVL
- a CDS encoding hypothetical protein (antiSMASH:Cluster_5; COG:K; EggNog:ENOG503NZXG), whose protein sequence is MLGKPCLDPGEVDTSFSTLNAKSTMQSSQRKRVVSSCIPCYTRKQKCNRQYPCNHCSRRRRPEQCAYNPSQATLPPSPPQTQKDHLHDDEIQTDDSQQEAQAERRPSASSSVQDTINWGGLKEGREPTSLAEVFGYFENSKSNTIALVRKLGADDDATGHSSEPAPVPEETAIIAQRLFASIPNRSILDFLVRYFIAEVSWMDQLIYPPWFLSHYQKWWEMERTSTAYGIEFAVLVLRICSYASQFLPSPTCTIDSIRGVPLADIRKSCDRVADALTPICSRLDARGSLIRVQHVAFAGLRSLCQGRTNAHWEALSCAVRVAQRIGLHVDATSGFYSHNMDELEKEMRRRTFCNLYVWDSVLSKRLDQIPFLPDALNPDTMPRMHLVLGLDDVTQADAPDLFTERVLEAQIANFWRTHGSGNGAEYDPIAAEERYEKFCSEFLPEIPPVFALYPDTCDKWDARLPTLPLQRQMFHMAILESLCHNFRPALFQEANSIQQLPAYKQILLSSHKRALAVIALNLLEGVSALHLMMGGSHTRHASLIIPTFEAAVVLLCLCSDENFPPKAETTLRRESTTSMTKSSDPFGVGVTDVAKDECIQAVRSALGRLQTLADMNHMAEVGARTLTRLLGKLEKISDTTVSEANTLMRLDTDPIVVTDPALQLSEAWNCLQTPDYAEVEFLAENTPTTDMSVFSWF
- a CDS encoding hypothetical protein (antiSMASH:Cluster_5; COG:Q; SMCOG1001:short-chain dehydrogenase/reductase SDR; EggNog:ENOG503NWX8), which codes for MAVFASTVTSEQAVAAFAPQVKGRTFVITGAGRSSIGSSIAIELAKASPAHLLIASRTAANVHPVITAIREQDPSVKATFIQLDLSNHDSVCRAAQEILAATKSKIDVLINSAGNMALKKYTLDKQGIEMQMSVNHVGHFLLTNLLTPALLTGAKSPYGARVINLTSVGYQISPVRFDDVSFSDGKTYDMWTGYGQAKTAQILFAYGLTDRLKDRGVVAFACHPGSNLDTKLGSHLVMDDYSDVLSTTTRNTGQEFSFTVGDEPRFKTYEQIGATPLIAALDPDLAGRGPAYLQNGEVVEPVARHAVYDKGEVDRCWRLSEELVGQKFEY
- a CDS encoding hypothetical protein (antiSMASH:Cluster_5; EggNog:ENOG503P196; SMCOG1034:cytochrome P450; COG:Q) — its product is MALLNIYTTLTSFLSPTATLWLAVLLTVLGPYLLYQWLLPKPLPGIPFNMEATKSLFGDAPAMSREISVTGEFSMWLAHQVERMGEPICQVFIRPFSKPWILVGDFHEAQDILMRRTEFEKPQFLIDGLLALGDWNARYKTNDPTFRARRHLKQDLMAPNFLNSFMGPFLHSEGLKLVKLFEAKMKLADGRPFSVRSDYYHAALDTMVHYAFGGNIPDSATDPQLETISNIRPSQIPPASKDEPVVFPETPISPFLAAVHHAPDVLEKTTIAWAPKLSFWWWSQQPWFRKIFSQKEQVVPKQLDVAIRNFEAGEVKTALEHHLMREKIAAEKQGREPLLNSHIMVDEIFADMIAGHHTTGGSMGWVTKYLTGYPEAQSKLRDALYSALPEAVAEKRFPTFEELRRARIPYLEAVIEETLRLTPFSMTREATEDTEILGYKIPKGCQVFMVNAGPGYLSPSLPVNENARSPTSKAAKRRPHWDESKDLKLFEPERWLVTKKDGCVEFDAGAGPQLGFGMGIRQCWGRKLAHLEIRTIMALVVWNFEFLEIPEALGGYAGFDGISRQPQKVYVRLRKVNSW